The DNA sequence CTACAAGGAAATCAATGGCTTTACGGACTTGAAGGTCACCCTTAAGCACGTCAGTGCCGCCCTGCATAGCAAGAAGCTGCTTGATCTCGTCAACAGGACGCTCGTACATTTCCGCCATGTTTTCAAGCTCTTTTTCTACATCTTCTTCAGTTGCTTCCAGGTTCTCTGCGTTCGAGATTGCTTCCAGCGTCATGTTCATGCGGACACGCTTTTCAGCGTCTTCCTTGAACTGTTCCTTCATTCCCTCTTCGTCCGTCTGTGCGAACTGGTAGTACATATCAAGAGACATGCCCTGGGACTGAAGGCGCTGACCGAATTCCTCGAGCATGCGGTCGACTTCCGTGTTGACCATTGCTTCCGGAACTTCGATAGTAGCATTTTCCGTTGCTTTCTCTACGAGCTTATCCTTTTTGTTCATTTCCACTTTTTGCTGCTTTTCTTGTTCCATGCGCTCGCGCACAGCCTTTTTCATGTCTTCAAAAGTTTCGTAGTTCTCATCAACGTCTTTCGCAAACTCGTCGTCGAGAGCCGGAAGTTCTTTACGCTTTACATCATGGACTTTCACTTCAAACGTTGCAGCTTTACCAGCAAGTTCTTCCGCGTGGTATTCTTCAGGGAATTCCACTTCTACTTCTGTGTCGGCTCCGGCTTTGGCGCCTACAAGCTTTTCTTCAAATCCTGGGATAAACTGCCCGGATCCGATTTCAAGCGTATGGTTCTCAGCCTCTCCGCCTTCAAATGGTTCTCCGTCAACAAAGCCTTTGAAATCCATGACGACTGTATCGCCTTCCTGAACTTCTCCTTCTTCTATGACAGTCAGTTCTGCATGTTCGTTCTGAAGACGGTGAATTTCTTCACTCACTTCTTCTTCTGTTACTTCCTGGCTTTCTTCTTCTACTTCCAGACCTTTGTACTCGCCAAGCTCTACTTCCGGCTTTACAGTGACTGTGGCACGGAACGTAAGCGGCTCGCCTTTTGCCATATCATCGAGATCGATTTCAGGCTGGTCTACAGGATCAATACCTGCTTCTTCGACTGCTTCGGAATAAGCTTCCGGAAGTAGAATATCAAGAGCGTCCTGATAAAGAGCTTCTACACCGAAACGCTGTTCGAAAATTGGACGAGGTACCTTCCCTTTACGGAAACCTGGTACGTTGACCTGTTTTACTACTTTTTGGAATGCCTTATCAAGTGCATCATCTACGCGCTTGCTGTCTACTGTGACAGTGAGGACTCCGGTATTGCCTTCTTGCTTTTCCCAATTTACTGACATAGGATATATTCCCTCCAACATTCTAGTTCATATTTTACGTTTACTGTTGTTGACAACCACCTTATTATAACATAGCAAAAATCCATTTCAACGATTTCAATGTGATTCTTTCCATGCGCTTCTGCGCGGTATGTAAATCAATATTCAGGAACGACCAGAGATTCCATTTTATGGATCGCTTCTTCCGCTTCGTTTACCTCTTCCCTTTCCGTCCTGTAAAGATCGCTCAGATCCTCTTCCAGGCCGCTGAGCATCCGCATGCCGGTCTGATGAAGCGCGCACGCCCAGACATCCGCATTTCTCGGCACAGGAGCTTTTGGGTAAAGAGTAAATAAAAAGTGCCACCACATTTGACGGATCATATCCAGCATCGTCGGGTCTTCCTGATCAAGCTCTTTTTCAAGACGCTCCATCACGGCCCGGCCGAATTTTTCGTGAAATACTTCTTCCATCGCTTCTATATGTACTTCGTACGTTTCTCCGAATTTATGTACAGTAAAAGTATCGGAACATCCAAGTTCCTTCAGGAGCTGCAGGACGTAGCTTTTGAGAACCGGGTTATTCTGTTCGGCAAGAAGAAAACTGCGGAAAGCCTCTGTCACTGCCTGCAGTTTGTAGCGGCTCAGCTGCTGTATCGCACTGAGCTGCTGATCCACATTACCTTCTTCGAGCTGGGTGAGCAGTTCTTCTGCCGGACGGATAAGGTCCGGTTCACCGATATCCTGTTCAATTTCCTGCGCTTCCCCCGTCATCTGCCTGGCAAACTGAAGCAGCTGATAAAATGATTCCGCTTTTGATGCCGGCATCTTATCTTCTGCAATCACGCCTTCCAGCATCGTAACCACTTCTTCATAGTCGCCAAGCTGAACTAAAATAGATATGTAGACATGCAGCACTTCATAATAATCACCGATTCCTTCTTCAAGCATCGATCGGCAGTAATCTTTCGCCTTCGGAAGCCGGTTTAATTCTATGTTGGTAATAACCAGGCCATATCTTGCCTGCGGATGCTGTTCTTCGAGCTCCACCGTCTGCGAAAAACAGGACAAAGCATCGTAATATCTTTTCTCTTTTAACGCAGTCATCCCTCTTTCCACCAGTCTGGAAATAAGCCCTGGAAACAACACGACGTTATCATCGCGCTTCTGTTTGGACATCTCCCCGCCCCCTTTTTCTCCATGCATTTTCACATGTAAATCAGATACGACTTTAATATGTAAACAAAATTTCCCGTCTCCAAATAAAACCTTTATCTATAGTAACGCTTTCAGTGTATCAAGACCTATGAAGAAAGACAATCCTGTCTCCTTATATATGGGGGTTCCCAATTCGTTAAACATAACTATTTTACCCGTTTTCAAACGCTTTCAACCGCTTTTCTTCTATTTTAAAAATATTCCGAAATGGGCCGCTGCGGTAATATTAAAGTTTAGGCTGCCTTGAAGATAAAACTGATAAGTGATGAACGTACGCTTTCGTTTCCATGGGGACGCTTTCCGGGCGGGCCGGTCTCAGCTAATCCCGTCCTCCCCACGGTCGGCAGGGATGGATCTTCAGCTCGTCCTTGATCGCCCAGGAGTCGCCCCATCTCCACTCCAGCTCACGGTAAAAAGATAAAGAAGTATCTACCATCTAATAAAGAAAATCCCTTCTTGAAAATCATTCATACCACCTTTATATATGGGAAATTCCCTTCCTGTAAAAGGGCATTTTCATCCTTCAGGGTGCAAGGTTTTTGCATGAGTAGCTCTGTTAAAGCTCCGTGTTATTTTTGGAGTCCCAGCGGCTCTTCCGCCTGCCGGGCACGCGGCTTCCCTTGCGTCCGGGAGGATTTTCCCGCTTTCTTTTTCCGCAGGCGCCTTGGAAAATCACCTGGGCACTGGTTTATATCTTTGTATCTTCTTGATTAAAACAGCGGGATTTCTGTATTGGAAAATTAAAACGAAGCGGAAACCGGCGGACGCCAGTGGAAAAAGGAGATTGGAAGATCCCGCAGGGCGTAAGTCCGAGGAAGCTGAAAAGCTCCTCCACGGCAGAGCTGAAGCGGAGTTTTCTATATTTATCAACAACAGAATTAACACACTACAAAATAAAGAAAAACCCTTGAATATCAAGGGTTTGAGTCGTTTGATTAAATGGTGTCCCAGGAGGGATTCGAACCCCCGACCGACGCCTTAGAAGGGCGTTGCTCTATCCTGCTGAGCTACTGAGACGCGTATAAAATATGTAAAGGGGAGAACTGTTTAAAATAAGCCGGCGCGTTTCAGCGACAATATTAAATATAAACAATTCTCCCCTTCATGTCAACCGTTTAAAGAAAATGTTTTCGTAAGGTCTGCTCTTTCCCGGCCCTTCATATCACGGAAGGATACATGAACACTTTCTTCGTTCTTTTCAAGAATAACGTAAGTGCCTTCCGGATACTGACGCGGCAGTCTCATACTGCCGGGATTGATAAGAATTGTACCTTTTTCCTGAATGGCTGTCGGCATGTGTGTATGTCCGAAACAGACAACGTCAGACTCCGTTTCCTGTGCTTTGTAGATCAGGTTCATTTCCGTTGATTTCACATTGAGAAGATGACCGTGCGCGACGAAAAAACGAAGATCATTGATATCCTCGGTTCTTTCCTCCGGCAGCTGACTGTCCATATCGCAGTTGCCACGTACAACGGATACCTTCTCAAACATTGAAGCAGAGGCTTCGAGTTCTGAATCCCCGCAGTGAATAAATCCCTCTACTTCATCTTTGTGACGGTCAATAACTTCTGCTACTTTTTCTGTCCAGCCGTGGCTGTCGCTCATAATGAGTACTTTCAACTTGATAACCTCCTTAGCTGCTCCACTTCTGCCATTCCGCATCGAGTTCGTGAAGCGCTCTGGCGCGGTGGCTTACTTTATTTTTTTCTTCCCGGTTCAATTCTGCCATAAAACAATCTTTTTCTGTGACATAAAAAAGCGGATCATAGCCAAAACCGTTTGTTCCGTGAGCTGTTTCGCCAATCTCCCCTTCGACCGTGCCGCGGACCGTTTTTATACCCCGTTCCGGATCGTATACAGCAAGTGCACAGACGAAGCGGGCCGTACGATTATCTTTTCCTGCAAGTTTCTGAAGCAGTTTTTTATTGTTTGCTTCATCATTTTTTTCTTCCCCTGCGTAGCGCGCAGAGTAAATGCCAGGTTCCCCATTGAGCGCATCGACTTCGAGGCCGGAATCATCTGCAAGAACTGCAATATGGAACTTTCGTCCGATTTCCACAGCTTTCTTCTCTGCATTGGCCTCAAATGTTTCGCCGTCTTCGACAACATCAATTTCTTCCGGAAGATCCTGGAGTGACCTGACTGCTATATCTTTTGCAGAAAAAAAGGCGCGGAACTCTTCAATTTTCCCTTTGTTATTAGACGCTATAAAGATTTCACGTAGCATTTGTTTTCTGTCCTTCCTCTATTAAAGAAAGCTTTTCACCGAAATCACCGAGTATTTCTTTTTGAATCGCAAAAAGCTCTTCAATTCCGTCTTCCGCAAGGTCAAGCATTTCATTCAGCTCGCGGCGGGAAAACGTTGCTTCTTCCCCTGTCCCCTGGACTTCTACAAGTCTGCCGCCGCTTTTCATGACAACGTTCATATCCACGTCCGCTGTGGAATCTTCTTTATAGTCCAGGTCAAGAATAGCCTTGCCGGAATCCGTCATACCGACAGAAAGCGCCGCAAGAAAACCATTGATAGGATTTTCCTTGAGCTTTTCTTTTTCAAGCAGTTCCGACACTGCAAGACCTACTGCTACAAACGCTCCGCTGACCGCTGCCGTTCTTGTCCCGCCGTCAGCCTGAATGACATCACAGTCCACCCATATGGTGCGCTCCCCAAGTTTCGAAAGATCGACAACAGAGCGCAGGGCACGTCCGATCAGCCTCTGGATTTCCATCGTGCGGCCGGCCACTTTTCCTTTGGAAGATTCACGGATATTCCGCTGGGAGGTCGCTCTAGGAAGCATCGCATACTCAGCAGTGATCCATCCCTGTCCTTTCCCTCGCAGAAATGGCGGTACACGCTCTTCCACACTGGCCGAGCAGATAACTTTCGTATCTCCGAAAGAAATAAGGACGGAACCTTCAGGGTGTTTTATATAGTGAGGGATAATCTCCACTTCACGTTTTTGATGCGCTTCACGTTCGTTTGCACGCATAGTTTCACTCTCCTTCAAATGTCTATTGTATCAGATTTATCATGCATTTTCCGAGCATGCAGATTCCATTTTCCATCATACGACTTCCCCGCTGGAAATTCAATTCTTCCTCTCGTCTTTCTGAAAACAGAAATCACATGCTTCTTAATGCCCGTTGCCTGCGCTCCCTGTGCCCGACGGGTGAGGTACAGGCAATGGTTGAAAAAAGTCTGTTATTGCACCTCTGAAAGTCTCCCCTTTAAAAAATTCATAAAAAACCGGAGCAGACTCCCTCTCTGCGAAGTCTGCTCCGGATGTTGATAAAAGGGTATCATAGTGCTCATTTAAAGAGGTCTGTCTACAGCAGCGTCTTGGACCATCAGTTTCCTGAACGCTCCTCAGCTTAAAAAGCTCATTAATATCCAGGACCAGCCTCTTCGAAGAGAAGTATTCCGGCATTGAGAAAACCGCTGACAGTCAGTACGTATTCTGACTACCGGCAGTTTCCAGCTGAAGGGGAAACACCGGCAGCTCCCGTTTAAGCCAGCTGGATGCAATCTGCGAAAAGGCTTCTACAGCACCTGTCGTAAAGAATTGATGCTCCGGGACTCTGTCTCCGCTGTAATGAAGCTCTTTAAAATAAAGGAGAGTACTCACTTCCCGGGCGGTTTCATCACCGGAAGCGATTACTTCCACATCATCCCCAAGCACCTGCGGAAGAAGCCTGGCAAGCAGCGGATAATGGGTGCAGCCCAGAATCAGGCTGTCAATATCATAGGAAAGCATAGGCTCCAGAGATTGCCGGACAATTTGTTCTGCCCTTTCTCCTTCGAATCCTCCCGCTTCCACAAGCGGGACAAGCGCGGGGCAGG is a window from the Alkalicoccus halolimnae genome containing:
- the rph gene encoding ribonuclease PH, whose protein sequence is MRANEREAHQKREVEIIPHYIKHPEGSVLISFGDTKVICSASVEERVPPFLRGKGQGWITAEYAMLPRATSQRNIRESSKGKVAGRTMEIQRLIGRALRSVVDLSKLGERTIWVDCDVIQADGGTRTAAVSGAFVAVGLAVSELLEKEKLKENPINGFLAALSVGMTDSGKAILDLDYKEDSTADVDMNVVMKSGGRLVEVQGTGEEATFSRRELNEMLDLAEDGIEELFAIQKEILGDFGEKLSLIEEGQKTNAT
- a CDS encoding metallophosphoesterase family protein → MKVLIMSDSHGWTEKVAEVIDRHKDEVEGFIHCGDSELEASASMFEKVSVVRGNCDMDSQLPEERTEDINDLRFFVAHGHLLNVKSTEMNLIYKAQETESDVVCFGHTHMPTAIQEKGTILINPGSMRLPRQYPEGTYVILEKNEESVHVSFRDMKGRERADLTKTFSLNG
- a CDS encoding tetratricopeptide repeat protein, yielding MSKQKRDDNVVLFPGLISRLVERGMTALKEKRYYDALSCFSQTVELEEQHPQARYGLVITNIELNRLPKAKDYCRSMLEEGIGDYYEVLHVYISILVQLGDYEEVVTMLEGVIAEDKMPASKAESFYQLLQFARQMTGEAQEIEQDIGEPDLIRPAEELLTQLEEGNVDQQLSAIQQLSRYKLQAVTEAFRSFLLAEQNNPVLKSYVLQLLKELGCSDTFTVHKFGETYEVHIEAMEEVFHEKFGRAVMERLEKELDQEDPTMLDMIRQMWWHFLFTLYPKAPVPRNADVWACALHQTGMRMLSGLEEDLSDLYRTEREEVNEAEEAIHKMESLVVPEY
- the tig gene encoding trigger factor, whose translation is MSVNWEKQEGNTGVLTVTVDSKRVDDALDKAFQKVVKQVNVPGFRKGKVPRPIFEQRFGVEALYQDALDILLPEAYSEAVEEAGIDPVDQPEIDLDDMAKGEPLTFRATVTVKPEVELGEYKGLEVEEESQEVTEEEVSEEIHRLQNEHAELTVIEEGEVQEGDTVVMDFKGFVDGEPFEGGEAENHTLEIGSGQFIPGFEEKLVGAKAGADTEVEVEFPEEYHAEELAGKAATFEVKVHDVKRKELPALDDEFAKDVDENYETFEDMKKAVRERMEQEKQQKVEMNKKDKLVEKATENATIEVPEAMVNTEVDRMLEEFGQRLQSQGMSLDMYYQFAQTDEEGMKEQFKEDAEKRVRMNMTLEAISNAENLEATEEDVEKELENMAEMYERPVDEIKQLLAMQGGTDVLKGDLQVRKAIDFLVDESKSVPASE
- a CDS encoding XTP/dITP diphosphatase, giving the protein MLREIFIASNNKGKIEEFRAFFSAKDIAVRSLQDLPEEIDVVEDGETFEANAEKKAVEIGRKFHIAVLADDSGLEVDALNGEPGIYSARYAGEEKNDEANNKKLLQKLAGKDNRTARFVCALAVYDPERGIKTVRGTVEGEIGETAHGTNGFGYDPLFYVTEKDCFMAELNREEKNKVSHRARALHELDAEWQKWSS